In Bombus terrestris chromosome 6, iyBomTerr1.2, whole genome shotgun sequence, a single window of DNA contains:
- the LOC100645521 gene encoding epidermal growth factor receptor isoform X2 — protein sequence MRLARILGVCVLLVLVYVVKADVIEERVCIGTNGRLSVPSNKQHHYRNLRDRYTNCTYVDGNLEITWLQNETFDLSFLQYIREVTGYVLISHVDVKKVVLPRLQIIRGRTLFKLTIHDTEFALFVTMCQMQNLEMPALRDILNGSVGIYNNYNLCHVQKINWEEIITGPSATYSYVYNFTSPERACPPCDKSCEQGCWGEGPENCQKYSKTNCSPQCWQGRCFGPNPRECCHLFCAGGCTGPKQSDCIACKNFFDDGVCTQECPPMQKYNPTTYSWEANPDGKYAYGATCVRRCPEHLLKDNGACVRSCPPKKKALNGECVPCDGPCPKTCKGVEKVHSGNIDSFKDCTIIEGSITILDQSFQGFQHVYSNFSFGKRYEKMHPDKLEVFSTLKEITGFLNIQGDHKDFENLSYFRNLEVIGGRTLTEYFASLYVVKTSLVSFGLSSLKKIYSGSIAILENKNLCYAQSINWTRIKKSSEHESLLSNNRNESECIKDGLICDEQCSDEGCWGPGPAQCLSCKNFILGNDCIQDCTAPGIYRADEKTCKVCHEECDGSCTGPNAEHCKKCKHARDGPYCVPECPSSKYYDNGLCKSCHENCVGGCDGPENNIGPNGCHSCDKAIINGNCLQKKEPCPDGYYYEWVSPQEQGPLKPLAGKAVCRKCHSRCKKCTGYGFHEHVCQECTKYKRGEQCEDECPADHFTDADTQLCIPCYSECRGCFGPGPNQCYKCRNYKIYIDGDTDGNTTSFNCTETCTPEYPHKIFNPDSEPYCSLQTVSLVEYELRPAILGSIAIFTLVFIIIMAITMYFWRVRAKAKENTVKMTMALTGLDDNEPLRPTGVKPNLAKLRIIKEEEMRKGGILGYGAFGNVYKGVWVPEGENVKIPVAIKVLQGNGTGANTSKEFLDEAYIMASVEHPNLLQLLAVCMTSQMMLVTQLMPLGCLLDFVRRFKDKIGSKALLNWCTQIARGMAYLEERRLVHRDLAARNVLVQTPNCVKITDFGLAKLLDINEEQYKAAGGKMPIKWLALECIQHRVFTHKSDVWAFGVTIWEVLTYGGRPYENVPARNVPELLEKGERLPQPTICTIDVYMIMIKCWMLDAESRPSFKELAEDFAKMSRDPGRYLAIKGDKYMRLPSYTLQDEKEMIRNLASAMDGPEALVDADEYLQPKSRAPIPPGLSASSTSGSPPNTPVKACWPNGKPLATDSPTPQNQQNLDRELLRYGANHRNGNISHEPGNSGQNGHYAPANGHCGHIVGTDTTSSRYCSDPLKMIVVRDCDVTDDCFDGEINSAHQQAQVGNLKLDLPLDEDDYLMPSPQLPTNTTQYMDLIGDSKPTEMEPKRVNNGYRKYPEFLTIQGKTSLDNPEYIMSQDEGPLTPQTLGIPTPDLEKVLTNGTFGSQVRQRSSEEESDHEYYNDFDRLERELQPLKPLRKNETTV from the exons TTTGCATTGGAACCAATGGCCGCCTCTCCGTTCCGTCCAACAAGCAACATCACTATCGGAATCTTCGAGACCGGTACACCAACTGTACTTACGTCGACGGCAACCTGGAGATCACATGGCTCCAGAACGAGACTTTCGACCTCAGCTTTCTCCAGTATATACGGGAGGTCACCGGTTACGTACTCATCAGCCACGTGGACGTCAAAAAGGTCGTTCTGCCGCGATTGCAGATCATACGGGGCAGAACTCTCTTCAAGCTTACCATCCATGACACCGAGTTCGCCCTATTCGTCACGATGTGTCAGATGCAGAACTTGGAGATGCCGGCTCTCAGAG ATATCCTCAATGGCAGCGTGGGCATATACAACAACTACAACCTGTGCCACGTCCAAAAGATCAACTGGGAAGAAATAATCACCGGTCCGAGTGCAACGTACTCCTACGTGTACAATTTCACGTCGCCAGAACGCGCCTGTCCGCCATGCGATAAGAGCTGCGAGCAAGGCTGTTGGGGCGAGGGGCCTGAGAACTGTCAGAAGTATTCCAAGACAAACTGTTCGCCTCAGTGTTGGCAGGGCAGGTGCTTCGGGCCCAATCCGCGGGAGTGTTGCCATCTTTTTTGCGCTGGTGGCTGCACAGGCCCGAAACAGAGCGACTGCATCGCCTGTAAGAACTTCTTCGACGACGGTGTATGCACCCAGGAATGTCCGCCCATGCAAAA GTACAATCCTACGACGTACTCGTGGGAGGCTAATCCTGACGGGAAGTACGCGTATGGTGCAACCTGCGTGAGAAGGTGTCCAGAACACCTTCTGAAAGACAACGGAGCTTGCGTAAGATCTTGTCCGCCGAAGAAGAAGGCGTTGAACGGAGAATGCGTTCCCTGCGACGGGCCTTGCCCAAAAACCTGCAAAGGCGTGGAGAAAGTACATTCCGGGAATATCGACAGTTTCAAGGACTGCACCATCATCGAGGGATCGATCACGATTCTCGATCAAAGCTTTCAAGGATTCCAACACGTGTATTCGAATTTCAGTTTCGGCAAACGTTACGAAAAAATGCATCCGGACAAGTTGGAGGTGTTCAGCACGTTGAAAGAGATCACAGGGTTTTTAAATATCCAAGGGGACCACAAGGATTTCGAGAATTTATCGTATTTCCGGAATCTGGAGGTGATAGGTGGCAGAACCTTGACGGAATACTTTGCATCACTGTACGTGGTGAAAACGTCATTGGTGTCGTTCGGACTCAGCTCTCTCAAGAAAATCTATTCCGGATCGATAGCGATATTGGAAAACAAGAATCTGTGTTACGCGCAAAGTATCAATTGGACTAGAATCAAAAAGTCGTCGGAGCATGAGAGCTTGTTATCGAACAATCGGAACGAAAGCGAATGCA TAAAAGATGGACTAATATGCGACGAACAATGTTCCGACGAAGGTTGTTGGGGGCCCGGTCCGGCACAGTGTTTATCCTGTAAGAACTTCATTCTAGGAAACGATTGTATTCAAGACTGCACCGCGCCAGG AATTTATCGAGCGGATGAGAAGACTTGCAAGGTGTGTCACGAGGAGTGCGATGGCTCTTGCACAGGACCGAATGCCGAGCACTGTAAGAAATGCAAACACGCCCGAGATGGACCGTACTGCGTGCCAGAGTGCCCGTCCTCGAAGTATTATGACAACGGTCTGTGCAAAAGTTGTCACGAAAACTGTGTGGGTGGTTGCGACGGTCCTGAAAACAACATAGGCCCTAATGGATGCCACAGCTGCGATAAGGCGATCATAAACGGCAATTGTCTGCAGAAAAAGGAACCCTGTCCTGACG GGTATTACTACGAGTGGGTGAGTCCTCAAGAGCAAGGACCACTGAAACCACTTGCAGGCAAGGCTGTTTGTCGCAAATGTCACTCTCGCTGCAAGAAGTGCACGGGATACGGTTTTCACGAGCACGTGTGCCAAGAATGTACGAAGTACAAGAGGGGTGAACAGTGCGAAGACGAGTGTCCCGCGGATCACTTCACGGATGCCGATACTCAACTTTGTATACCATGCTACAGCGAGTGTCGAGGATGTTTCGGACCGGGCCCAAATCAATGTTACAAATGTCGAAACTACAAGATCTACATT GATGGAGATACAGACGGAAACACCACGTCTTTCAACTGCACGGAAACGTGTACTCCCGAATATCCCCACAAGATCTTCAATCCAGACAGTGAACCGTATTGTTCACTGCAAACTGTGAGTTTAGTAGAATACGAACTTCGACCAGCTATCTTAGGAAGCATTGCGATATTCACTCTAGTGTTCATCATAATAATGGCCATAACCATGTACTTCTGGCGTGTACGAGCAAAAGCCAAAGAAAACACTGTGAAAATGACAATGGCTCTGACCGGCTTGGACGACAACGAACCTCTTCGTCCAACTGGCGTGAAACCAAATCTAGCAAAATTACGTATCATCAAAGAAGAAGAGATGAGAAAAGGTGGAATTCTAGGTTACGGTGCTTTCGGGAACGTTTATAAAGGAGTTTGGGTGCCAGAAGGGGAGAACGTGAAGATTCCAGTGGCTATAAAGGTCTTGCAAGGTAATGGTACAGGAGCGAACACCTCGAAGGAATTCCTCGACGAGGCTTACATCATGGCTAGCGTGGAGCATCCGAATCTACTTCAGTTGCTAGCTGTTTGCATGACGTCGCAAATGATGCTAGTGACCCAACTAATGCCTTTAGGCTGTTTGCTCGATTTCGTGCGGAGATTTAAGGACAAAATTGGCTCGAAAGCGTTGCTAAATTGGTGCACACAGATTGCCAGAGGGATGGCTTACTTAGAAGAAAGAAGATTGGTTCATCGAGACCTTGCGGCTCGGAACGTTCTCGTGCAAACACCTAACTGTGTCAAGATTACCGATTTCGGATTAGCCAAGCTATTGGACATCAACGAAGAACAATATAAAGCTGCCGGTGGAAAGATGCCGATCAAGTGGCTGGCCTTGGAATGCATTCAACATCGGGTGTTCACTCATAAATCGGATGTTTGGGCTTTCGGTGTGACCATCTGGGAAGTTCTTACCTATGGCGGTAGACCGTATGAGAATGTGCCTGCTCGAAACGTGCCAGAATTATTGGAAAAAGGCGAAAGGTTACCTCAACCGACCATATGTACGATCGACGTGTATATGATTATGATTAAATGTTGGATGTTGGACGCTGAGTCGAGGCCTAGCTTCAAGGAACTGGCGGAAGACTTTGCGAAGATGTCTAGAGATCCTGGCCGATATCTTGCTATCAAGGGCGACAAATACATGAGGCTACCTTCGTATACACTGCAG GACGAAAAGGAGATGATACGAAATCTTGCATCAGCCATGGACGGTCCTGAAGCCTTGGTAGACGCTGATGAGTATCTACAACCGAAATCAAGGGCTCCCATCCCACCAGGACTTTCAGCATCCAGTACTTCCGGCTCTCCGCCAAATACACCCGTGAAAGCTTGCTGGCCCAATGGAAAACCCCTAGCCACCGATTCACCCACGCCTCAGAACCAACAAAACTTAGACAGAGAGTTGTTGAGGTATGGCGCTAATCACAGAAACGGAAATATATCGCACGAACCAGGAAACTCCGGTCAAAACGGGCATTACGCGCCTGCGAATGGTCATTGCGGACACATCGTGGGCACGGACACTACTAGTTCGAGATATTGCTCGGACCCGTTAAAGATGATCGTTGTGAGAG ATTGCGATGTGACAGACGACTGTTTCGACGGCGAAATAAATTCTGCGCATCAGCAGGCTCAAGTAGGTAATCTCAAGCTCGACTTGCCATTAGACGAAGATGATTATTTGATGCCATCGCCGCAATTGCCAACGAATACAACGCAATACATGGATCTCATAGGTGACTCGAAACCTACGG AAATGGAACCAAAGCGAGTCAACAACGGTTACCGAAAGTATCCTGAATTCCTAACTATTCAAGGGAAAACGTCGTTAGATAATCCCGAGTATATAATGTCCCAAGACGAAGGACCATTAACCCCGCAAACTTTAGGTATTCCGACGCCTGATCTGGAAAAGGTTCTAACGAACGGAACGTTTGGTTCTCAAGTGAGACAAAGGAGTTCGGAAGAAGAATCTGACCATGAATACTACAACGATTTCGATCGCCTGGAACGGGAATTGCAGCCGCTAAAACCCCTTAGGAAGAACGAGACGACCGTTTGA
- the LOC100645521 gene encoding epidermal growth factor receptor isoform X1, protein MFEYRHGPRTLSTCNLLGVTFLLLIVAGSYNVSADLSSEFVKGKICIGTNGRLSVPSNKQHHYRNLRDRYTNCTYVDGNLEITWLQNETFDLSFLQYIREVTGYVLISHVDVKKVVLPRLQIIRGRTLFKLTIHDTEFALFVTMCQMQNLEMPALRDILNGSVGIYNNYNLCHVQKINWEEIITGPSATYSYVYNFTSPERACPPCDKSCEQGCWGEGPENCQKYSKTNCSPQCWQGRCFGPNPRECCHLFCAGGCTGPKQSDCIACKNFFDDGVCTQECPPMQKYNPTTYSWEANPDGKYAYGATCVRRCPEHLLKDNGACVRSCPPKKKALNGECVPCDGPCPKTCKGVEKVHSGNIDSFKDCTIIEGSITILDQSFQGFQHVYSNFSFGKRYEKMHPDKLEVFSTLKEITGFLNIQGDHKDFENLSYFRNLEVIGGRTLTEYFASLYVVKTSLVSFGLSSLKKIYSGSIAILENKNLCYAQSINWTRIKKSSEHESLLSNNRNESECIKDGLICDEQCSDEGCWGPGPAQCLSCKNFILGNDCIQDCTAPGIYRADEKTCKVCHEECDGSCTGPNAEHCKKCKHARDGPYCVPECPSSKYYDNGLCKSCHENCVGGCDGPENNIGPNGCHSCDKAIINGNCLQKKEPCPDGYYYEWVSPQEQGPLKPLAGKAVCRKCHSRCKKCTGYGFHEHVCQECTKYKRGEQCEDECPADHFTDADTQLCIPCYSECRGCFGPGPNQCYKCRNYKIYIDGDTDGNTTSFNCTETCTPEYPHKIFNPDSEPYCSLQTVSLVEYELRPAILGSIAIFTLVFIIIMAITMYFWRVRAKAKENTVKMTMALTGLDDNEPLRPTGVKPNLAKLRIIKEEEMRKGGILGYGAFGNVYKGVWVPEGENVKIPVAIKVLQGNGTGANTSKEFLDEAYIMASVEHPNLLQLLAVCMTSQMMLVTQLMPLGCLLDFVRRFKDKIGSKALLNWCTQIARGMAYLEERRLVHRDLAARNVLVQTPNCVKITDFGLAKLLDINEEQYKAAGGKMPIKWLALECIQHRVFTHKSDVWAFGVTIWEVLTYGGRPYENVPARNVPELLEKGERLPQPTICTIDVYMIMIKCWMLDAESRPSFKELAEDFAKMSRDPGRYLAIKGDKYMRLPSYTLQDEKEMIRNLASAMDGPEALVDADEYLQPKSRAPIPPGLSASSTSGSPPNTPVKACWPNGKPLATDSPTPQNQQNLDRELLRYGANHRNGNISHEPGNSGQNGHYAPANGHCGHIVGTDTTSSRYCSDPLKMIVVRDCDVTDDCFDGEINSAHQQAQVGNLKLDLPLDEDDYLMPSPQLPTNTTQYMDLIGDSKPTEMEPKRVNNGYRKYPEFLTIQGKTSLDNPEYIMSQDEGPLTPQTLGIPTPDLEKVLTNGTFGSQVRQRSSEEESDHEYYNDFDRLERELQPLKPLRKNETTV, encoded by the exons TTTGCATTGGAACCAATGGCCGCCTCTCCGTTCCGTCCAACAAGCAACATCACTATCGGAATCTTCGAGACCGGTACACCAACTGTACTTACGTCGACGGCAACCTGGAGATCACATGGCTCCAGAACGAGACTTTCGACCTCAGCTTTCTCCAGTATATACGGGAGGTCACCGGTTACGTACTCATCAGCCACGTGGACGTCAAAAAGGTCGTTCTGCCGCGATTGCAGATCATACGGGGCAGAACTCTCTTCAAGCTTACCATCCATGACACCGAGTTCGCCCTATTCGTCACGATGTGTCAGATGCAGAACTTGGAGATGCCGGCTCTCAGAG ATATCCTCAATGGCAGCGTGGGCATATACAACAACTACAACCTGTGCCACGTCCAAAAGATCAACTGGGAAGAAATAATCACCGGTCCGAGTGCAACGTACTCCTACGTGTACAATTTCACGTCGCCAGAACGCGCCTGTCCGCCATGCGATAAGAGCTGCGAGCAAGGCTGTTGGGGCGAGGGGCCTGAGAACTGTCAGAAGTATTCCAAGACAAACTGTTCGCCTCAGTGTTGGCAGGGCAGGTGCTTCGGGCCCAATCCGCGGGAGTGTTGCCATCTTTTTTGCGCTGGTGGCTGCACAGGCCCGAAACAGAGCGACTGCATCGCCTGTAAGAACTTCTTCGACGACGGTGTATGCACCCAGGAATGTCCGCCCATGCAAAA GTACAATCCTACGACGTACTCGTGGGAGGCTAATCCTGACGGGAAGTACGCGTATGGTGCAACCTGCGTGAGAAGGTGTCCAGAACACCTTCTGAAAGACAACGGAGCTTGCGTAAGATCTTGTCCGCCGAAGAAGAAGGCGTTGAACGGAGAATGCGTTCCCTGCGACGGGCCTTGCCCAAAAACCTGCAAAGGCGTGGAGAAAGTACATTCCGGGAATATCGACAGTTTCAAGGACTGCACCATCATCGAGGGATCGATCACGATTCTCGATCAAAGCTTTCAAGGATTCCAACACGTGTATTCGAATTTCAGTTTCGGCAAACGTTACGAAAAAATGCATCCGGACAAGTTGGAGGTGTTCAGCACGTTGAAAGAGATCACAGGGTTTTTAAATATCCAAGGGGACCACAAGGATTTCGAGAATTTATCGTATTTCCGGAATCTGGAGGTGATAGGTGGCAGAACCTTGACGGAATACTTTGCATCACTGTACGTGGTGAAAACGTCATTGGTGTCGTTCGGACTCAGCTCTCTCAAGAAAATCTATTCCGGATCGATAGCGATATTGGAAAACAAGAATCTGTGTTACGCGCAAAGTATCAATTGGACTAGAATCAAAAAGTCGTCGGAGCATGAGAGCTTGTTATCGAACAATCGGAACGAAAGCGAATGCA TAAAAGATGGACTAATATGCGACGAACAATGTTCCGACGAAGGTTGTTGGGGGCCCGGTCCGGCACAGTGTTTATCCTGTAAGAACTTCATTCTAGGAAACGATTGTATTCAAGACTGCACCGCGCCAGG AATTTATCGAGCGGATGAGAAGACTTGCAAGGTGTGTCACGAGGAGTGCGATGGCTCTTGCACAGGACCGAATGCCGAGCACTGTAAGAAATGCAAACACGCCCGAGATGGACCGTACTGCGTGCCAGAGTGCCCGTCCTCGAAGTATTATGACAACGGTCTGTGCAAAAGTTGTCACGAAAACTGTGTGGGTGGTTGCGACGGTCCTGAAAACAACATAGGCCCTAATGGATGCCACAGCTGCGATAAGGCGATCATAAACGGCAATTGTCTGCAGAAAAAGGAACCCTGTCCTGACG GGTATTACTACGAGTGGGTGAGTCCTCAAGAGCAAGGACCACTGAAACCACTTGCAGGCAAGGCTGTTTGTCGCAAATGTCACTCTCGCTGCAAGAAGTGCACGGGATACGGTTTTCACGAGCACGTGTGCCAAGAATGTACGAAGTACAAGAGGGGTGAACAGTGCGAAGACGAGTGTCCCGCGGATCACTTCACGGATGCCGATACTCAACTTTGTATACCATGCTACAGCGAGTGTCGAGGATGTTTCGGACCGGGCCCAAATCAATGTTACAAATGTCGAAACTACAAGATCTACATT GATGGAGATACAGACGGAAACACCACGTCTTTCAACTGCACGGAAACGTGTACTCCCGAATATCCCCACAAGATCTTCAATCCAGACAGTGAACCGTATTGTTCACTGCAAACTGTGAGTTTAGTAGAATACGAACTTCGACCAGCTATCTTAGGAAGCATTGCGATATTCACTCTAGTGTTCATCATAATAATGGCCATAACCATGTACTTCTGGCGTGTACGAGCAAAAGCCAAAGAAAACACTGTGAAAATGACAATGGCTCTGACCGGCTTGGACGACAACGAACCTCTTCGTCCAACTGGCGTGAAACCAAATCTAGCAAAATTACGTATCATCAAAGAAGAAGAGATGAGAAAAGGTGGAATTCTAGGTTACGGTGCTTTCGGGAACGTTTATAAAGGAGTTTGGGTGCCAGAAGGGGAGAACGTGAAGATTCCAGTGGCTATAAAGGTCTTGCAAGGTAATGGTACAGGAGCGAACACCTCGAAGGAATTCCTCGACGAGGCTTACATCATGGCTAGCGTGGAGCATCCGAATCTACTTCAGTTGCTAGCTGTTTGCATGACGTCGCAAATGATGCTAGTGACCCAACTAATGCCTTTAGGCTGTTTGCTCGATTTCGTGCGGAGATTTAAGGACAAAATTGGCTCGAAAGCGTTGCTAAATTGGTGCACACAGATTGCCAGAGGGATGGCTTACTTAGAAGAAAGAAGATTGGTTCATCGAGACCTTGCGGCTCGGAACGTTCTCGTGCAAACACCTAACTGTGTCAAGATTACCGATTTCGGATTAGCCAAGCTATTGGACATCAACGAAGAACAATATAAAGCTGCCGGTGGAAAGATGCCGATCAAGTGGCTGGCCTTGGAATGCATTCAACATCGGGTGTTCACTCATAAATCGGATGTTTGGGCTTTCGGTGTGACCATCTGGGAAGTTCTTACCTATGGCGGTAGACCGTATGAGAATGTGCCTGCTCGAAACGTGCCAGAATTATTGGAAAAAGGCGAAAGGTTACCTCAACCGACCATATGTACGATCGACGTGTATATGATTATGATTAAATGTTGGATGTTGGACGCTGAGTCGAGGCCTAGCTTCAAGGAACTGGCGGAAGACTTTGCGAAGATGTCTAGAGATCCTGGCCGATATCTTGCTATCAAGGGCGACAAATACATGAGGCTACCTTCGTATACACTGCAG GACGAAAAGGAGATGATACGAAATCTTGCATCAGCCATGGACGGTCCTGAAGCCTTGGTAGACGCTGATGAGTATCTACAACCGAAATCAAGGGCTCCCATCCCACCAGGACTTTCAGCATCCAGTACTTCCGGCTCTCCGCCAAATACACCCGTGAAAGCTTGCTGGCCCAATGGAAAACCCCTAGCCACCGATTCACCCACGCCTCAGAACCAACAAAACTTAGACAGAGAGTTGTTGAGGTATGGCGCTAATCACAGAAACGGAAATATATCGCACGAACCAGGAAACTCCGGTCAAAACGGGCATTACGCGCCTGCGAATGGTCATTGCGGACACATCGTGGGCACGGACACTACTAGTTCGAGATATTGCTCGGACCCGTTAAAGATGATCGTTGTGAGAG ATTGCGATGTGACAGACGACTGTTTCGACGGCGAAATAAATTCTGCGCATCAGCAGGCTCAAGTAGGTAATCTCAAGCTCGACTTGCCATTAGACGAAGATGATTATTTGATGCCATCGCCGCAATTGCCAACGAATACAACGCAATACATGGATCTCATAGGTGACTCGAAACCTACGG AAATGGAACCAAAGCGAGTCAACAACGGTTACCGAAAGTATCCTGAATTCCTAACTATTCAAGGGAAAACGTCGTTAGATAATCCCGAGTATATAATGTCCCAAGACGAAGGACCATTAACCCCGCAAACTTTAGGTATTCCGACGCCTGATCTGGAAAAGGTTCTAACGAACGGAACGTTTGGTTCTCAAGTGAGACAAAGGAGTTCGGAAGAAGAATCTGACCATGAATACTACAACGATTTCGATCGCCTGGAACGGGAATTGCAGCCGCTAAAACCCCTTAGGAAGAACGAGACGACCGTTTGA